In Prunus dulcis chromosome 1, ALMONDv2, whole genome shotgun sequence, the following are encoded in one genomic region:
- the LOC117624532 gene encoding CHD3-type chromatin-remodeling factor PICKLE-like — protein sequence MSSLVERLRVRSDRRPVYNIDESDDEADFVTRKPGTAEEKFEKIVRSDAKENSCQACGETGNLLCCETCSYAYHSKCLLPPPRSPLPGNWRCPECVSPLNDIDKILDCEMRPTVAGDSDASKLGSKQIFVKQYLVKWKELSYLHCTWVPEKEFVKAFKAHPRLKTKVKNFHRQMESSNNSEDDFVAIRPEWTTVDRILACRGDDEKEYLVKWKELSYDECYWESESDISAFQPEIERFNRIQSRKSKMLSSKQKSILKDAMESKKKQKEFQQYEHSPEFLSGGSLHPYQLEGLNFLRFSWSKQTHVILADEMGLGKTIQSIAFLASLFEEKVGPHLVVAPLSTLRNWEREFATWAPQMNVVMYVGSAQARAVIREYEFYFPKNHKKIKRKKSGQIVSESKQERIKFDVLLTSYEMINLDSTSLKPIKWECMIVDEGHRLKNKDSKLFSSLQQYCTSHRVLLTGTPLQNNLDELFMLMHFLDAGKFGSLEEFQEEFKDINQEEQISRLHRMLAPHLLRRVKKDVMKELPPKKELILRVDLSSKQKEYYKAILTRNYQILTRRGGAQISLINVVMELRKLCCHPYMLEGVEPDIEDSNESYKQLLESSGKLQLLDKMMVKLKEQGHRVLIYSQFQHMLDLLEDYCTFKKWQYERIDGKVGGAERQIRIDRFNAKNSSRFCFLLSTRAGGLGINLATADTVIIYDSDWNPHADLQAMARAHRLGQTNKVMIYRLVTRGSIEERMMEMTKKKMVLEHLVVGRLKAQNINQEELDDIIRYGSKELFVDENDEAGKSRQIHYDDAAIDRLLDREQAGDDEAMLDDEDEDGFLKAFKVANFEYIDEAEAVAEEEPQKAAVDSRPTVNSSERTNYWEELLRDKYEVHKVEEFNALGKGKRSRKQMVSVEDDDLAGLEDVSSDGEDDNYEADIMEGETSSSGTLSGRKPNKKRSRVDSAEPPPLMEGEGRSFKVLGFNQSQRAAFVQILMRFGVGEYDWKEFTPRMKQKTFEEIENYGRLFLAHIAEEMTDSPTFSDGVPKEGLRIGDVLCRIAVLMQMQQRVDLASKNPGAPLFSEDILLLYPGLKGGKFWKEEHDLTLLRAVLKHGYGRWQAIVDDKDLRLQEVICQELNLPFINLPVPGQANSQAQNGARTANTEGPGNHASENGTGSDIGANVAQGTSDAANQPQLYQDSSVLYQFRDMQRRQVEFIKKRVLLLEKGNNVDLAKEQGENSNEVPSEEPDSEPKVTRMSSPHPMEIDGQTVDQLPGIVKITSEEIFAAVCDNDPDRLKLPHLYNEMCKLVEENAHELVQTKLGTICEEISRILSTVQQNSSNLAEPIVNPNKQSQAKTKSNVVVPGSSADQGDNKHAAVADVDMTDLAAEPKHTISDLDPDPEEEEESREPHRDVQAPAGSGSPQLGRTNLAGNSGNGVGEGIAEKPEQVIVLDD from the exons ATGAGTAGCTTGGTTGAGAGGCTTCGCGTTAGGTCAGACCGAAGGCCAGTTTACAACATTGATGAATCAGATGATGAGGCCGATTTTGTAACTAGAAAACCTGGGACAGCTGAGGAAAAGTTTGAAAAGATTGTTAGGAGCGATGCG AAAGAGAATTCATGTCAAGCCTGTGGCGAAACTGGGAATCTTTTGTGCTGTGAAACATGCAGTTATGCTTACCATTCTAAATGTTTACTTCCACCACCGAGATCTCCTCTCCCTGGCAACTGGAGATGCCCTGAATGT gTAAGCCCATTAAATGATATTGATAAGATCTTGGACTGTGAAATGCGCCCTACTGTGGCTGGTGATAGTGATGCCTCAAAGCTGGGCTCGAAGCaaatttttgtaaaacaaTATCTTGTGAAGTGGAAGGAACTCTCTTATTTGCATTGCACATG GGTTCCAGAGAAGGAGTTCGTGAAAGCTTTCAAAGCTCATCCACGTCTGAAGACTAAAGTGAAGAATTTCCATCGTCAAATGGAATCAAGTAATAACTCTGAGGATGATTTTGTCGCCATTCGACCTGAATGGACAACTGTTGATCGAATTCTGGCCTGCAG GGGAGATGATGAGAAAGAATATCTAGTGAAGTGGAAAGAACTATCATATGATGAATGCTATTGGGAATCAGAGTCGGACATATCTGCATTTCAGCCGGAAATAGAGAGATTCAACAGAATTCAGTCTAGGAAAAGTAAAATGTTGTCTAGTAAGCAGAAGAGCATTCTTAAAGATGCTATGGAATcaaaaaagaagcagaaagAGTTTCAACAGTATGAACATAGTCCTGAATTTCTTTCTGGAG GCTCACTCCATCCATATCAGCTTGAAGGGTTGAACTTCTTACGTTTCTCCTGGTCCAAACAAACTCACGTGATACTTGCAGATGAAATGGGACTTG GAAAAACTATACAGAGTATTGCTTTTTTAGCATCTCTTTTTGAAGAGAAAGTTGGTCCACATCTAGTGGTGGCTCCACTTTCAACATTGAGAAATTGGGAACGTGAATTTGCAACGTGGGCACCTCAAATGAATGTT GTTATGTATGTTGGCTCTGCCCAAGCCCGTGCTGTCATACGGGAATATGAATTTTACTTTCCCAAAAATCACAAGAAGATTAAGAGAAAGAAATCTGGTCAAATTGTTAGTGAAAGTAAGCAAGAAAGGATCAAATTTGATGTCCTCCTGACATCATATGAAATGATCAACTTAGACTCAACATCACTAAAACCGATAAAGTGGGAGTGTATG ATTGTTGATGAAGGTCATCGTCTCAAAAATAAGGATTCAAAGTTATTTTCATCATTACAGCAGTATTGCACTAGTCATCGTGTGCTTCTGACTGGAACTCCTCTTCAG aacaaTCTGGACGAGCTCTTTATGCTTATGCACTTTCTTGATGCTGGGAAG TTCGGAAGTCTGGAGGAATTCCAGGAAGAGTTTAAGGATATCAATCAAGAGGAGCAGATTTCACGGCTTCACAGAATGTTGGCTCCTCATCTTCTTAGAA GAGTGAAAAAAGATGTCATGAAGGAACTACCTCCTAAAAAGGAACTTATATTACGTGTTGATTTAAGTAGCAAACAGAAAGAGTACTACAAAGCAATTCTGACACGTAACTATCAGATATTAACTCGTCGAGGTGGTGCACAG ATATCTCTTATCAACGTGGTCATGGAATTGCGCAAGCTTTGTTGTCATCCTTATATGTTAGAGGGAGTTGAACCAGACATAGAAGATTCAAATGAATCTTACAA ACAGCTATTGGAATCTTCTGGGAAATTGCAATTGTTGGACAAAATGATGGTGAAACTTAAGGAGCAAGGGCATAGAGTTCTCATATATTCACAATTTCAGCACATGCTGGATTTGCTAGAAGACTATTGTACTTTCAAA AAATGGCAGTATGAACGGATAGATGGAAAAGTTGGTGGAGCTGAGAGACAAATAAGAATAGATCGATTTAATGCCAAAAATTCTTCcaggttttgttttctgcttTCTACTAGAGCTGGGGGCTTAGGAATAAACCTTGCCACTGCTGACACAGTGATCATATATGACAG TGATTGGAATCCTCATGCTGATCTACAAGCAATGGCTAGAGCTCATCGACTTGGGCAAACTAACAAG GTAATGATTTATAGGCTAGTAACTCGAGGAAGTATTGAAGAACGGATGATGGAAATGACTAAGAAGAAAATGGTATTAGAGCATTTGGTTGTTGGAAGGTTAAAGGCTCAAAACATCAACCAG GAAGAGTTAGATGACATCATAAGGTACGGATCGAAGGAgttatttgttgatgaaaaTGATGAAGCAGGAAAATCCCGTCAAATTCATTATGATGATGCTGCCATAGATAG ATTACTTGATCGTGAACAAGCTGGGGACGATGAGGCTATGTTGGACGACGAAGATGAAGATGGATTTTTAAAGGCCTTCAAG GTAGcaaattttgaatatattgATGAAGCAGAGGCTGTAGCAGAGGAGGAACCACAAAAGGCTGCCGTGGACAGTAGACCTACCGTGAACAGTTCCGAAAGAACAAATTACTGGGAAGAGTTATTAAGAGACAAATATGAAGTGCATAAAGTTGAAGAGTTTAATGCTTTGGGCAAAGGAAAGAGAAGCCGTAAGCAG ATGGTATCTGTTGAAGATGACGACCTTGCTGGTTTGGAAGATGTAAGTTCTGATGGTGAGGATGATAACTATGAAGCTGACATAATGGAGGGTGAAACATCATCATCAGGAACTCTTTCTGGGAGGAAGCCTAACAAAAAGAGAAGTCGTG TGGATAGTGCAGAGCCCCCTCCCTTGATGGAAGGAGAAGGAAGATCATTCAAAGTTTTGGGTTTCAATCAAAGTCAGAGAGCCGCATTTGTACAAATTTTGATGAG GTTTGGGGTTGGGGAATATGACTGGAAAGAGTTTACACCTCGCATGAAGCAGAAGACATTTGAAGAAATAGAGAA ttatggTAGACTATTCTTGGCTCACATAGCTGAAGAGATGACTGACTCCCCAACCTTTTCAG ATGGTGTTCCTAAAGAAGGGCTCAGAATAGGAGATGTACTTTGTAGGATTGCTGTTCTGATGCAGATGCAGCAAAGG GTGGATTTGGCATCAAAGAATCCAGGCGCTCCGCTTTTTTCAGAGGACATCCTGTTGCTCTACCCTGGATTGAagggtggaaaattttggaaagAGGAACATGATTTAACATTGTTGCGTGCCGTACTAAA GCATGGATATGGAAGATGGCAAGCTATCGTTGATGACAAAGACCTGAGGCTTCAAGAAGTTATCTGTCAAGAGTTGAATCTTCCCTTTATAAACCTACCAGTCCCCGGACAAGCTAATAGTCAAGCACAAAATGGTGCGAGAACAGCTAACACAGAAGGACCTGGCAACCATGCTAGTGAAAATGGTACCGGAAGTGATATAGGAGCTAATGTTGCCCAGGGAACCAGTGATGCTGCAAACCAACCACAGTTATATCAAGATTCGTCTGTGCTGTATCAATTTAGAGACATGCAGAGAAGACAGGTAGAATTTATCAAGAAAAGAGTGCTTCTCTTGGAGAAAGGCAACAATGTAGATTTGGCGAAAGAACAG GGTGAAAATTCAAATGAGGTTCCGAGTGAAGAGCCTGACAGTGAACCCAAGGTTACAAGAATGTCAAGCCCTCATCCTATGGAGATTGATGGACAAACGGTTGATCAGTTGCCTGGAATAGTAAAGATCA CTTCTGAAGAAATTTTCGCAGCTGTTTGTGACAACGATCCAGATCGATTGAAGTTGCCTCACCTTTATAATGAG ATGTGCAAGCTTGTGGAGGAAAATGCCCATGAATTAGTTCAGACCAAATTAGGAACCATTTGTGAAGAAATAAGCAGGATTCTCTCTACTGTGCAACAGAATTCTTCTAATTTGGCAGAGCCCATAGTCAATCCTAATAAGCAATCACAAGCCAAGACAAAGAGCAATGTTGTAGTTCCCGGATCATCAGCTGATCAAGGTGACAACAAGCATGCTGCTGTGGCGGACGTTGACATGACAGATTTGGCTGCAGAACCCAAACATACAATCTCGGACTTAGACCCTGACccagaagaggaagaggaaagtAGAGAACCACATCGTGACGTTCAAGCTCCTGCAGGTTCGGGTTCGCCTCAGTTGGGCCGGACAAATCTGGCCGGAAACTCTGGAAATGGTGTGGGAGAGGGAATTGCAGAAAAACCTGAGCAGGTCATAGTATTGGATGATTAA
- the LOC117615108 gene encoding cytochrome b561, DM13 and DOMON domain-containing protein At5g54830: MPRKPNILGFLFSLFFLTFCHADPGSNCPKTSPLVNSESEFKMVQHQLRGSIKIIDDCSFKVSDFDMLPGSDVQWWGAAAPDFTNLSAGFVVSDQKLNETYKSASFTVRLRDNVTWDRIQVLAVWDRPTASDFGHVILGDFRSGSSDPAPSPSPSSATGSGNGTGRVHTEPTMLENCKVLSKNYRVRWTLNSDENIIDIGLEAATGTMNYMAFGWSSPNSTSELMLGADVAVTGFKEDGLPFVNDFYITKYSECTLYKDGEVKGVCPDTRYEGPGQNSEVNNTKLVYGQRRDAVSFIRYQRPLISDDKKYDLPVNHTQKMTVIWALGPIRPPDLLQPHYLPQNHGGPRLVVFGHLVLNVSEHVNDCLGPLDAEDKEDQHLIIADANAPLVVTSGPALHYPNPPNPSKVLYINKKEAPMLRVERGVPVKFSIQAGHNVALYITSDPLGGNATLRNVTETIYAGGPKAQGVQASPMELVWQPDRNTPDQVYYQSLYEQKMGYRVQVVDGGLPDMYNNSVILDDQQVTLFWTLSEKSISIAVRGEKKSGFLAIGFGRGMVNSYAYVGWIDNIGKGRVNTYWIDGKDASSVHPTIENLTYVRCRSENGIISFEFTRPLNPSCGKSDRPECRNIIDRTTPLKVIWAMGSTWTDEHLSEQNMHFVTSSRPIRVLLMRGSAEAEQDLQPVLAVHGFMMFLAWGMLLPGGILAARYLKHVKGDGWYKIHVYLQYSGLVIVLLALLFAVAELRGFYVSSLHVKFGITAIFLACIQPVNAFLRPKRPAHGEEVSSKRILWEYFHVIGGRCAFVVGIAALFSGMKHLGDRYDGENVHGLNWALIIWFLIGALIVMYLEYREKQQRRDRSFGRSNWVLGNLEEDDSVDLLSPNGVHAEKESQTSGRMEVQLEPLNR; the protein is encoded by the coding sequence ATGCCTCGCAAACCCAACATCCTAGGGTTTCTCTTCagcctcttcttcctcacatTCTGCCATGCCGATCCGGGTTCCAATTGCCCCAAGACCAGCCCTCTCGTCAACTCCGAGTCCGAATTCAAAATGGTACAGCACCAGCTCCGAGGCTCAATTAAGATAATCGACGATTGCTCCTTCAAAGTCTCCGACTTCGACATGCTCCCCGGCTCCGACGTCCAATGGTGGGGCGCCGCCGCTCCCGATTTCACCAACCTCAGCGCCGGCTTCGTAGTCTCCGATCAGAAACTCAACGAGACCTACAAAAGCGCGAGCTTTACGGTGCGTTTGAGGGACAATGTCACCTGGGATCGGATCCAGGTCCTCGCCGTGTGGGACCGCCCCACCGCCTCCGACTTCGGACACGTGATTCTCGGCGATTTCAGAAGCGGATCGTCCGACCCGGCTCCTTCACCGTCGCCGTCGAGCGCAACCGGTTCGGGGAACGGGACGGGTCGGGTCCACACCGAGCCGACTATGTTGGAGAACTGTAAGGTATTGTCGAAGAACTATAGGGTTAGATGGACATTGAATTCTGATGAGAATATAATTGATATTGGGTTGGAGGCCGCCACCGGGACTATGAATTACATGGCTTTTGGGTGGTCCAGCCCGAACTCGACTTCGGAGCTCATGCTTGGAGCTGATGTCGCCGTCACCGGGTTTAAAGAGGACGGCCTGCCGTTTGTGAATGATTTTTACATCACAAAGTACAGCGAGTGTACGTTGTACAAGGATGGTGAGGTGAAAGGGGTTTGCCCGGATACGAGATACGAAGGGCCTGGCCAGAATAGCGAGGTTAACAATACCAAATTAGTTTATGGGCAGAGGAGGGACGCCGTGTCGTTCATTAGGTACCAGAGGCCGTTGATATCAGACGACAAGAAGTACGATTTGCCGGTGAACCATACACAGAAAATGACGGTGATTTGGGCGTTGGGGCCAATAAGGCCCCCGGATCTTCTTCAGCCTCACTATCTTCCTCAAAACCATGGGGGACCAAGGCTTGTGGTTTTTGGGCATTTGGTGCTGAATGTTTCTGAGCATGTGAATGACTGTTTGGGTCCACTGGATGCAGAAGACAAGGAGGACCAACATCTCATCATCGCCGATGCCAATGCCCCACTTGTGGTTACTTCTGGCCCGGCATTGCATTATCCAAACCCTCCAAACCCTTCAAAGGTTTTGTACATTAACAAGAAAGAGGCTCCGATGTTGAGAGTGGAACGAGGGGTGCCTGTCAAGTTTTCTATACAAGCAGGGCACAATGTTGCGCTCTACATTACTTCAGACCCGCTTGGTGGGAATGCTACCCTGAGGAATGTGACCGAGACTATTTATGCAGGAGGGCCTAAAGCTCAAGGAGTTCAAGCCAGTCCCATGGAATTGGTTTGGCAACCAGATAGGAATACTCCAGACCAAGTGTATTATCAATCTCTTTATGAGCAGAAAATGGGTTATAGAGTGCAGGTGGTTGATGGGGGTCTGCCTGATATGTATAATAACAGTGTTATATTGGATGATCAGCAAGTTACGTTATTTTGGACATTGTCAGAAAAGTCGATATCTATTGCTGTTCGTGGTGAGAAGAAGAGCGGTTTTTTGGCAATAGGATTTGGCAGGGGAATGGTAAACAGCTATGCTTATGTGGGTTGGATTGATAACATTGGCAAAGGGCGGGTAAACACTTATTGGATTGATGGAAAGGATGCCTCGAGTGTGCATCCAACAATTGAGAATTTGACTTATGTGAGGTGCAGGTCAGAAAATGGCATCATTTCATTCGAGTTCACCCGCCCCTTGAATCCATCATGTGGTAAGAGTGATAGACCGGAGTGTAGAAACATAATTGATCGCACTACTCCTCTTAAAGTTATTTGGGCAATGGGTTCTACATGGACAGATGAGCATCTAAGTGAACAAAATATGCATTTTGTTACGAGCAGTAGGCCTATTAGGGTACTTCTTATGCGTGGTTCTGCAGAGGCGGAGCAGGATTTACAGCCGGTATTAGCTGTACATGGATTTATGATGTTTCTCGCTTGGGGTATGTTGCTTCCTGGTGGAATACTGGCGGCTAGATACTTAAAACATGTTAAGGGTGATGGGTGGTACAAGATTCATGTTTATTTGCAGTACTCAGGTTTGGTAATCGTCCTGCTTGCCCTTCTTTTTGCTGTTGCTGAACTTCGAGGTTTCTATGTCAGCTCATTGCATGTTAAGTTTGGGATTACTGCGATATTTTTGGCGTGTATACAACCAGTGAATGCATTCCTAAGGCCTAAGAGACCAGCTCATGGAGAGGAGGTTTCCTCTAAAAGGATTCTTTGGGAGTACTTTCATGTGATCGGTGGAAGGTGTGCCTTTGTTGTAGGCATTGCAGCACTGTTCAGTGGAATGAAGCATTTAGGAGATAGATATGACGGTGAAAATGTTCATGGACTTAATTGGGCTTTAATAATTTGGTTCTTGATTGGTGCATTGATAGTTATGTATCTTGAATACCGTGAAAAACAACAAAGGAGGGATAGAAGTTTTGGAAGAAGCAATTGGGTGCTGGGGAACCTGGAGGAAGATGACTCTGTTGATCTGTTGAGCCCGAACGGAGTGCATGCAGAGAAAGAATCACAAACTTCAGGAAGAATGGAAGTTCAATTAGAGCCTCTGAACAGATAG
- the LOC117615747 gene encoding probable CCR4-associated factor 1 homolog 7, translating into MSILPKGDSIQIREVWSDNLDEEFAIIREIVGTYNYVAMDTEFPGVVLRPVGAFKNINDYNYQTLKDNVDMLKLIQLGLTFSDKNGKLPDLDTQNQYIWQFNFREFNVSEDIFASDSIELLRQCGIDFKKNNEKGIDVKRFGELLVSSGVVLNAEVHWVTFHSGYDFGYLLKLLTGLSLPDSQAGFFELIKAFFPVVYDIKHLMKFCNSLHGGLNKLAELLEVERVGVCHQAGSDSLLTACTFRKLRDTFFGGTAEKYAGVLYGLGVENGQSTN; encoded by the coding sequence ATGTCGATTTTACCGAAAGGGGATTCGATTCAAATCCGAGAAGTGTGGAGTGATAATCTTGATGAAGAGTTTGCTATAATCCGTGAGATTGTTGGGACGTATAATTATGTTGCTATGGACACCGAGTTCCCCGGTGTGGTTCTTCGCCCGGTGGGGGCCTTCAAGAACATCAATGATTATAACTACCAGACCCTGAAGGACAATGTCGATATGTTGAAATTGATTCAATTGGGTCTCACTTTCTCTGACAAGAATGGTAAACTTCCTGATCTCGATACCCAGAACCAATACATTTGGCAATTCAATTTCCGTGAGTTCAATGTAAGCGAAGACATCTTTGCTAGCGATTCGATTGAGTTGCTGCGGCAATGTGGGATTGATTTTAAGAAGAACAACGAGAAGGGAATTGATGTGAAGCGGTTTGGTGAGCTTTTGGTGTCCTCGGGGGTTGTATTGAATGCTGAAGTGCATTGGGTTACTTTTCATAGTGGATATGACTTTGGATACTTGCTTAAGCTATTGACTGGTCTGAGTTTGCCCGACTCCCAAGCGGGTTTCTTTGAATTGATCAAGGCCTTCTTCCCAGTGGTATATGATATCAAGCATTTGATGAAGTTCTGCAATAGCCTTCATGGTGGGTTGAACAAGCTTGCAGAATTGTTGGAAGTGGAAAGAGTTGGTGTGTGCCATCAAGCAGGCTCAGACAGTTTGCTTACAGCTTGTACTTTTAGGAAATTGAGGGATACCTTTTTCGGTGGCACAGCTGAGAAATATGCTGGTGTATTGTATGGTCTCGGTGTTGAGAATGGACAGAGTActaattga